The Lutra lutra chromosome 7, mLutLut1.2, whole genome shotgun sequence genome segment TGGAACTGGAGCCCCAGGTGTGGGGAGCCCGCCATCCTGGGCCTGAGGGAACTAACCTTGGGGGACACAAGTGGCTCTGATGCACAGAGTGGTGAGGGAATGTTCCAGAGCCATGTGAGCCAGGGCTGAATGGTTGAGCTTGGGTCGATGAGGGGTGGGCAGCCCAGGCAGCAGGGACGGCAGGGACTGAGCTAGgaccttgggggtgcctggggactAGAGCGTAGTGGCATCTCCAGGGCGGGAAGTCACACTGCCTTCCACAGGGGAGGAGGGCCCAGGCAGTTTGTTCACATTCTGACCTTTACCCTTTGTGACTCTGGTGCTCTGCCCGCTCCTAGCTTTTGATTCATCGTAGAAAGTTAATTTCCCCCTGCCATCCCCCACTCCTTTTCCTTTACCGGATTTGAATCTCTTGCACATGTTTTTAATAGGCATCCCTTAATCCAAGCGTTGCCTTCtgggttttattctgttttctttttcttaaacaaaacagaaagtctaTGCCAGCTTGGAATAGGGCTTAAAAGTGGAGCCAGCCAGCGCCGTCAGGCTGGCGGGGAGCCAGCTGTGAATGAAGTGCCCCACGCCCCTCGAGAAGTCTGGCTGATACCATGCTGGTGGGAGCAGGGGCCGAGAGCGGTGGGAGCGGGGGGCGCGGGAGGTTCCTGCTGCTCCAACACCTCTGCTCTAGGAAGAGCGATGAGCCCAGACGCAGCAGTCTGCCCGGGAGCAGGGCCGTGTGCAGGGGCAGCCTTGGGCACACACCATTGTCTAGCATGCTAGGTGTGCCGAGGTTGTGGCCTGGAGATGCAAAACTACTGTCAGGGAGGCAAGTGCCCTTAGCCCTGGGAGAGTCATCCTCTCACAGGAGCCTCTGTGTGGCATGTCTTCAGGTCCTTTGCAAGGAGCGATCTTATGCAAAATGGCCTCTGCATTTGTTGGAAGACTCTTGGAATTCAGTCTGGCTGGCTTGATGGATGTGGGAGGAGATTCAGGTTGCCACctgatttcttaaaagatttcttttgagACTTAGGGCCAGGGCAAGCTTTGATTCCCCTGCAGAACTTGTCAGCATTGTCTGTACACAACCAGAGACACGTAGCATGTGATGTTCCCTTTTTGCCTTGTCTGCTAGGGAGCTCAGAGCCAAGCTGAGTGCTCTCTCAGTAACTATAACCCCTGATTTTACTGTTTATAATGTTCTCATTTCCAGCATCCTGactttacatttttcttgtaCTTAACCATGATGTGGATAAATCTTTGggaacaaatgaggaaataaaaatgaggataCATGTGCTGTTTAAGAATAAGTTGCCGTTCAAGGGAGAACCCAGAAGTGGCGACCATACATTTTGGTCTGCAGCTCCCTTTGCAGAGGTTCCTTGAGGAGGGGCAGCTGAGAGGTgccgggaggggcagaggtgaaAGGCACGGCTGGGTCTTAGGTGTTTCTGGAGACTTGTGACTACATGGCTGGGGGCACTGCCCCAGCTCAGTCCTGCTTCCAAACACAGGCCAGCTCATCCGAACAGCACTCAGGAAAATGGTACCCTTCAGACTTGGCCTTGGCCTgactgccctgccctcccccacacccctaaCTCCTCAAACTAGCATCTCTTTAATTATGTGTCAGGCTCCCGAGTCCAGCGTTTGCCACCACATTGTCCAGTGTGTGTCTGTAAGTTGCAGGGATGTTTAGATAAGGGCTCAGATCTGCTTGGGGGGGCCTCTTGGGCCAGGACCCCAAGCCTCTCTCTGGTCCTGAGATGCCTCAAAGCCCACATTTCCCCTGAGTGGTTCTGGCACCACGCTGCCCAATGGGTGGCctgtggcttttcttcttttgatgggTAGGCTGTGCCAGGCTTCCTGGGagccaagctctctctctcttctgtctgcaCTAAACCCAGGGGGTGCTGGAAGGCTTTATGATTTGGGGTGAGGACTCTGTTCTGTACTTTGCTGGAGACGCCAAGGCCAGTGCAGAGCAGCCCCAGCTGCCTCTCCAGGCTGACCCCCGCCAGATGCACAGTGACCTGGATGGTCTGCACTAGGCGTCTTCCAGGAAAGTTGCAGTGGCTGTCCAAGCCGGGAGAGCTCACAAAGCAAGGCCAGCAGAGCCAGCCCCTGGGCAGTGGTGGTCGGCAGCCCCTACTCAGGACTTCTTGCCTCCGACGCGTTGCCCGACCCTTTTGAGTGCCTGGATTATACTTGGATttcttgggggtttttttgtttttgttttttttttaaggtcgcCAAAGCAACATAGCTCACATTTTAGTGACCACATTGTTTAAAATATAGCTTATCTCATTGGAATGTCGGAGCGTGGAGTGACACCAGAGCCGGATGGGGCCCATGTGGCTCAACCCGACCTCCGGGGCCCAGGCCGCAAGCCACGGTCGCCCCTGCCCCatcactcctcccctcccccattaaaAGTAGCCCCTCCCGTCTCTCATCTTccctgggaagagaggagagggccAAGGACGTTTTGCTTCCCCACAGTGGAGGCCGGGGCAGGAGCAGGACGTACTCAGGTTCTCGTACATCCTCAGCTCTAATCGTCAGCACCACGTATGGAATGCTTGATGCGTGCCCCGCGCTTTTGGGATTTCTCCCAGTCGGTCCGCAGACTGGGCAGCGTTGGTGAAGAGGGCCGCCCGTCCCGTGGCTGTGGAGAGCCACGTGTCAAGCTGAAACCCTCAGAACTGGTTTGGTTTGCTCACAGTCACACAGCCGATCCGTGTGGAGTGCCGAGTGCATTCTGGGCCGCCTAGCGGTAAAGCCTGGGCTCCATAACCTGGCTAAATCTGGAAGGCCGTGGTCTCCACGCAGGGGCTCTTCTGCCCCTTCAAAGACAGCTGGCAGTGTCTGGAGCCGTTTGTCCTTGTcccggctggggtgggggtgatggATGTGTGCCACTGGCATTTAGTGGGTGCTGCTACACAGCCTATAACAGACGGTGCTCCCCCCCCTGCCCAGTCCAAGGATCATTTGGCCCAAGATGTTGATGATGCTGGGGCGAAGAGGCTGATCTAGGTGTCCCAGCCCTCCCACGGACGCTTTCTGGGCCTGTGCTCAGTGCAGGAATGTTACCGATCTGCATCTTCTCACACACGGGGTAGGTGTTCTCCTTCCCCTGAGAAGGGATCGTAGGCACAGACCCCACAAGTAGATCTGGGCCCTCGGCCCTGCAGGCCCCTCCCAGaacagtttctgattttttttttcctcttgtgctTCACACATTTCCAAAGGCCTGGTGAGCAGATTTCCCCATGGGTTCTCACTCCAGGCAGTGAGCTGGGGTCTCTGGCCAGGGCTCAGCGCTGGCACGGTGAGCCTTTCCTGTCCCTTGTACCCGATCCCGCAGATGCACCCTAAGTACTCAGGGGActccaaatatatttaatatcaggCTGGAGGTCTAAGACGGAGGAGTGAGAAGGGGCAGGGCCTCCTTGGTTCTCCAAGAGGGAGGTGGATTCACATAGGCAGTGAGGGGGGTCAGGACGATACTCCACCCCCATGTTGGGGCCATGTGGGGCAGGAGGCTGGATCGGAGTGTTGGGGAGTCCTGTTACGATGCTGCAGCACTGAtggcagggaggaaggatgggggtCATGGACCCAATGGGGTATCAGAGATGGTGCAGGGAGGGCCAGGGGCCCGGACAGGTGTGGACTAGGGTGGCCGGAGGTGACAGGAAGGTGAGGGAGTTCCAGGAAAGATGATAGGGGGATTGTGTAACGGGAAACCTCTATTTCAGGGTTCCCAACTCTTATTAGAAAGAGAACTGGTGTCTCCCAAGATGGCAGTTTTGCTTTGAGGAGCCCTTGGTTGAGACCACAGGACAAATGGAGAATTTCTTTTAGGTGGCTTTGTGTCTTAGCCATCCCGACAGACAGCACGTGGAGACATTTGGAAGATCATTTCTATAATAGCTGTGGGTTCACTCTGTGGACCATGCGCGTGTGGTCGGAGGCCCAGCGCCCTGTGGGCCCCCCCACAGCCCGGGCTTTGCCAGCCTTGTCATCTTACAGGCTCAGAGTGCCTGAGACCAGGCAGAGCCGAAAGCTGAAAGCCCCTCTTGGAGGCCAACAGGCCAGGAGGTGGCCATGTGGGTGGCATGGCCACCCCTGGGGAACCTGCCGGGCCTGTTCAGCAGGCTTGCCCAGGTGCTGGGTGATGCCTGGCCCTCCTTGAAGACAGCACGAACCCAAGGCCAGCCAGGCAGGATGGGGCCCTTTATGAGCTAAGACTAAATGAAAGCGGCAAGGCAAGTGGAGAAGCCCTTTTCCAAATGCTAGAGGCTTTATCACATTGGATCCCGCAGGCTTCGGTAGAACAAGGCACAAGGTCTGGGGATTGTAACACCCTCGGAGAGGTACAGAAATAGCCTTGCGGAGCAGCCAGGGGAGCTCGCTGGGGAGCAGGCGAACTGGGGGCCCCTGACCCAGTAGCCTGGCTTGTCTCCCCAGACCTGCAGCCTGTCACCTACTGCGAGCCGGCCTTCTGGTGCTCCATCTCCTACTATGAACTGAACCAGCGCGTTGGGGAAACATTCCACGCCTCGCAGCCTTCCATGACCGTGGATGGCTTCACCGACCCCTCCAACTCGGAGCGCTTCTGCTTGGGGCTGCTCTCCAACGTCAACAGGAACGCGGCCGTGGAGCTCACGCGGAGGCACATCGGTAAGGGCACCTCatccactccccctccccacccccagcggCTAAGCAGCCTGGGCCCAGAACCCACCTGcccctcctaacccccctcccccctccactgtGCTGTACCTTCTGCTGGGACCTGGGGAAAGGACCCACTTCCCCAGCCAGCCCCCGAACTCTGTATTGCCCTATTTAGGGGCTAGGCCAGAAAAGTTCACATTGCTTGGTCACTCCCATTCGAAAACACAGATTAAGTCTGAAGAGGGGAAACCCAAGTACGAAAACGCTCACTTGAGGGGATAAAAATGGCAAATCTATGAAAAGGGCAATATGTGTGATTATCTTAATAAACATACCCGTAAAGGACTGACTGCTAGGTGGAGAGGTAGGTAGTGTCCAGAGTgatcttttattaatttcatatagGCTGCCACAACCTTCTAACACCCAGAACATACTTAAGAGACCACTTTGTTTATGGAAGAGGGAGCTGTGTGTGTGTCACCTGGATATTCATAGTTTGGGGATCCTGAGTCCCTCAGAAGACCCTGGAGATGGTATAATAGGGTATGGGTAGTCCAGAGCCCCTCCGGGCAAACCCCGGAGCTGGGCAGGGCACCAGCGGGTTGGTCCTAAGTGCACCAGAGCACCCTTGATCTTGTCCATATCATGTCTTGAGTTTTCACGGAAAATTTCATTTGAAGAGAGGATTTTATGGTTAAAAGATGAAACGGGAAGCCATGGGTCTGGGCCTGGGTTCTCGTTCTCCAGGGGAACAACTGATGCCCACGAGAGAGCAGAGCCTTGCTGAGGCCACACCGTGAGTGTGACCTAGTTGGTGACAAACAGCCCCCTGCCACTGAGCCCTCAGCCTTACCCGACAGCATCCatatttgttttacttaaaaaagatGGGTCCTGAGTGGCATCCATAGGTGTTTACTTATTTTCCTTAcgcttttctatattttaaaaatagtggttcagaaactaccaaaacaaaacacatttttgttctttttgtcgGGGTCtttccatctctgcctctgctcttgaCAGACAATCCAGCGGCCCCTCTTTGTGGACCCCGAGTCCCCCCACACCCCTCGTGTGTCGTGCCAAACTAAGGAGAAAGGGGCTCTGGGGCCATCATGGGACGAGGAGGCAGAACTCCCAGCGGCCCCCTGGTTTCTGTCCCACTTGACCTCGTGCCTGTAGAATCTGGCTCCGTCTCCAGCCCTCTGGGCCTCTTCCCCAGAAGCGGCAACAGAGGCCGTCCTGTGCGGAAGAGAGCCTCCCCGGGCTGAGAGCAGCATGTTTACGTCATGTCAGCGTGTTTACGTAACTGCTTGCTCGGCTTGCAGAgccaacttaaaaataatttctgtccaACTGGAATGGATTTAAGAGATGGAGGAAAAGTGAATGACAGAAACCTAtggaatgttttagaaaaatgcaCAGAGGGGAGAAGGTACGGGGGTGGCATGAAGCCATCCCTGTCATGAAGGGCCCTTGGGATGTCTGCTGAATGAGTTTCTGTTGTAGCTCCCACTCAGTGGGCGCTGTGTGGGGCTCGGCCGCCCTATGAGGTGCGTGTGAGTGTCACCCATCTTCCGAAGAGACGGACGCTCAGAGGCTGAGGCACTTGATGTTGGCCCATGGCTTGTCTGTGGCCAAGGCCGTCATGCAGACTTAGCCCATGCCCCTTCCCTGCGTCACTGGCCGCCCCGCGTTAGGGGACCCGGTgtcaccccccacaccccctgcgGGTTTAAGCTTGGGCTCTGGGTCCTGTTTGTCCGATGAGGCTGGCGGGGAAGCAGTCACTCAGAGCACTGGCTGCAGCTTGGGCCCCTTGGCATGCCTCAGCTGGCCTTGgggccagccccaccccagtccaGTCTGACCCTCATCTCTCCAGGGCGAGGCGTGCGGCTGTACTACATTGGAGGGGAGGTCTTCGCAGAGTGCCTCAGCGACAGCGCCATCTTCGTCCAGTCGCCCAACTGTAACCAGCGCTACGGCTGGCACCCGGCCACCGTCTGCAAGATCCCGCCAGGTATGAGCTCTCACGGCCCCGCCCCGTTCGTGCTTCCGAGATGCCGGGGCTTTCTCCGTCCttaccttttctcctcttctgcgtTTGTACTGCCAGCCTGGAGGGGCTTCATAGGGGTTTTGTCTGTGTCTTACTGGCCGACCGCGCTCTCCTTGACCCCCCTGGGAGCAGACGCAGCCTCTGATGGCTCTGCCTTTGATCCACGGCCACTTGCTTGCTCCACTTGCACAGGCATCATGCTTTCGTCCTTCACTCCACAAGCTTGCACGGCATGTGGGCGCCATGCCAGGTGCTTGAGGGAGACGGAGGGGTCCGGGAGGCCCTGCTGCTGTCCCCACAGACCTTACAGACAGGCTGAGTGTATGAGACAAAGACACAAATGGGTTTAATACAAGGAAGGGTACTAATCACCAAGGAAGCAGCAGAGATAGGTGCTCTTGGATCCAGGGAGAAAAACTCATTTAAGTGTTGGGATGGATcggggaaggcttcctgaaggcagCGCACAGGCATTGAGGGCTGGCTGGCATTCGGCACAGAGTGACGGTTGAGGTGGGGACCTCGAGGGTACATTATGGGTCAAGGCCCCGGGGGTGAATGGAGAGTAGGGCACATGCGGGTGGAACTCTGGCTGGAGAGGCCATATAAGAAGCAGGAAATGTTTAGAAAGCATGATGGGGCCAGGCCCCAGAAGGATGCAAGAAAGTTCTGCTTTGATTCTGGGGAGCTCTTGCAGGTTTTCTGAGTAGAACTGATGAATCCCACCTGTATTCCAAGAAATGGCTACAGGCTGCACCCCAGAGGGGGCTTAGATAGGGCCACAGCTATGCAGCAACACAGGCAGAGACAGACCCCATCTGGGCCTCCGGACCTAGAAAACCCAGGCGGAGAGCCCCTCCAGAGCCCACTTCTCACAGGCACGCAGCCCCGGGCCATGCTGCTGGCAGAGTGTGGGCTGTGATAGGGCTGGTACTGGGTGTGGCATGTGTTTCCTCCTCCTGGTAGCAGATGATAGCAGAGTGATGAGCTTTGGGCAGGGTCAGCTTGAGAATGCAGAAGCTCTGAAAGATCAGCACTCGCCATTTCCTGCGTATTGTGTAGTTGTGTCTCCAGAGGACATCTCTAGCTTTGCTCTCACACAGTCTTCTCCCATTATCCTGGCTCCTCAGGTGAGGAGACAAGTTCAGAGAGGGTAAGCCACCTGCCCCGAGGCACACAGCTAGggagtggctgagctgggatgaGCCTAGGTCGGTGGGACCTTGGAGTCCAGTGGTCCTTCTGCTTCTTGGCTTGGCTGGGAGTCGGACCGGAGTCGGACCCCACCTGCTGTCCCGTGTCATCAGACTTCcccttggagaaaaagaaaactggaagctCGGTTGTGTTCCTGGCCTTGTGGCTACTCCCTTCCCCAGCCATCCCACACCTTTCTGGGGAGGGCTGACTTGGCCCTGGTGGGGTTTGTTATCATAGACCATAGGAGCTAGGAGGACCCCCGAGGCCAGcctcccattttacaaaggagaccCAGGCTTATGAAGAGAAAGTGACcggcccagagtcacacagcaagATTAGGAGTCCGGTGTTGGCCTGTTAATAAATGTCACCTTAACTCACCTGTTGGGTATTTCTAGCATGtgctattgttatttttctgattGACATATTCAGGCATTCAGGCAGTACAACTTCAGGAGATTATAAACTTTATTTGGGCCTGGCTCGGGTTTTACTGCCTGGAGAGTTAGACACACACCTTCACTTTGCTGCGAATGTCACCCTGACCCAGCCATGTGCCCCAAGGCCAAACTGTGGCCTGAGTCTCTTGCTCCTTCCTGGTCCTGGGTGGATTCAGCAGGGAAGCCCGGGTAGAAGGTACTCTGGGACCCTCTGGGAGCCACCTGTTGGAGCAGCAGGCTGCGGAGCCTTTCGTCTGGCCTGTTTACCCTGTGCCTACTGTCAAGGGCTCCTGCTTGCTGGGTGGTCAGCCATGCCCCACACAGCCATGGGCATTCTGGCTTAGGTACCTTATGTCTCTGGTCCCTGGAGTCCTGCCTTGGCCCTTTTGCCCAGGGCAAGGCCCACCTCTCCAAACCCTTCCTCAGGTTGTTAGGTCACTGGCTTTACCGTCTTCCTCAGCCTTCCCTGGCTCCGGGAGCTGGAGCTCACAGGCCAGTGTTGAACCCAGCCCTGCGTGTTGGCCACTGAGGTGGGGACGGCTTCAAGGGCAGGGACTGAGGGGGCCTGTCCTTAGTGTGGTGCCGAGTGCGGAGTATGGGGCTAACGCACGGAATCACCGTGTGCCACTTGAGCTGGGTGAGGTATGCTGTTCTGGATGACGCAGGGGTGGCTTCAGCCAGGAGTGGGACACTGGACACGTATGCCTCTGTCCCCACAAGCActgtttttgttctcttggtAGGGTGCAACCTGAAGATCTTCAACAACCAGGAGTTCGCTGCCCTCCTGGCTCAGTCCGTCAACCAGGGCTTCGAGGCGGTCTACCAGTTGACCCGGATGTGCACCATCCGCATGAGCTTCGTCAAGGGCTGGGGAGCGGAATACAGGTCAGGTCTGGGTGCCACCTGTTATGGGGGCCCGACCGCACAGGACTCAAGCAGCAGAGCAGGGGCCCCTTAGAGATGAGCTAGGCCACCCTCACCCCAGAGAGCAGAGACCAAGGATCAGAGGCCGTGGCTTGGTGGGCCGGAAGGGCCCAAGCCACGCTGGGTAAGGAAGGGCTGAGCATGGCAGTGTCTCACGCACCAGAAACACGTATGTTCTAGTTCTTCTCTTCCTCACCATCACCCTGGGCAGGGACACTGGCACCACCGCCGGTGCACAGATGAGGGGACCAAGGCCCAGGGAGGGAAAgtgacttgcctgaagtcacatcATTAGCGGAAAAGCTGAGCCTAGCACTCTGCCTCTTGGCTCCTTGCTTGTTGTTCATTTTGGGCGGATGATTTTAGGACCATTCTCTCCAAGGAGTTGTTCTGCCCTTCTCTGGGGCTCTGGCTCTGATGGAGGTGACCCTGAGGATCTCAGGTATTAAAATTGAGACGCAGATGGGAGGAGAGAAGATTTGGGTAGTCAAAAAGGAACAGAGTTTACTCGCTAAgaaaggagttttattttttttcagaatttcagataCTGGTTTAAACATAGCACTGGTCAGGTCTACCTGGTCTGTTCTGTTGAATCTCCCAGAGCATCTGGCTTGGGTTTGGCGAAGCTGGTCCCTTTTCTTTCCACACCTAGACTGGAGGGTGTGAGGGCCAGAGCCCTGTGGCCCTCCGGCCCCCAGGTCTCGTGGCAGACACAGAGGAGCCCGCAAGGCAGCCTGGGCCAGCGCCTTGCGAGTAACTgcccctttctcttcatttttccagATGTTTGGAATCCATTTTGTTTTGTAGTCATTCTGCACCCAGGCCAAACCCATTTCAATATTGGCTCTGGGCCACCGTTTGTAATGAAATCCAGATGAGCATGACTTATGGAAAGTCAGATTCTCATTAGAGGATTTCGGTCCGTAAAGCCCTCTCCTATTTACCGTATTTGAGCTGCTGTTCCCTGTGTCTGCCCCACAGGCCCAGGGAACACAGCACCTTGGTCTGGAGAGGGGGGGCGTCTCTGTGAAATCCAGGATGAGTGACTAACCGAGTAATGAAAGTAGTCAGGCCTCTCAGGAGAACTTACAGCCCAGTTATGATGGCCTGAGGAGATGAGCCCAGGCCCGAGGGCCCAGCCCAAGAGAGATTTTAGCCCACATTTTGGCCCTGGCTAAAATCATTTATGGGACCAGAGTGAAAGGTTacaaaattagtatttttctttcagtgggGAAGGGAACTACTTAGCTGGACACCAATGGAAAAGAGCCAGATAGAGGTCCTTTTGCTCTTCCTACACTCAGACTTCTCAGAGGACTGTACTCAGGCACTTCAGGTCAGAGAGGCACCCTGGGGTCCACAAGCCCATCTAGAAACCTCCACTCGGGCCCAGCCTAGGCCAAGCAAGGAGGGCAGTGGCCTCGAGCTTGCACACCACAGTGGCCCTCCAGCTCCCAAGTGCTGGGAGGAGGTCCCTTGGTGGTGGAAGCCTTTCCCTGGGGGCACTGTGTCACCATGTGGGACATGCTGCCAGCACGTGGGGTCCTGTGCGGCCTACCATGTCACTGCCACCTGGCAGCCCCACAGAGCTGCCTAATGGGCGGGTGCGGCCCCTTCCCAGAACAGTCTtgccctccttctgcctcttgggCCAAAGAGAGAGTAAGGTTTCATCCCTCCTGTCAGACGGCCAACAGCGGGGAGGGCCCCGGGCCCAGGCCTCTCACCTCCAGCTGGCACTAGCACCTCCGGCCTCAGCAGATAGCCTTTGCTCACTGGAGGCCTTTGGGAGCTCGCCTGTGGGCTGCATCATCAACCAGCCTGAATTTAGACAAAGTGCTTTGGGGAAAAGAAACGTGTGGTGTGCCTTGGTTTTTTCCAGTAATTGTTCCATGGCTTGCTCTGCTTGTAAGATTTTCCAAAATAAGACCATAGATGGGAATTATATCAGCATATTGGGAACTGATGGCATGTAGGTTCTGTCGGCGCTGTGCAGAAAACACCCCTCCATCAGACAGACACACGTCATCAGGGCCTGCTGGGACTGGACCTGGCCCTGGAGCTGAGG includes the following:
- the SMAD3 gene encoding mothers against decapentaplegic homolog 3 isoform X3 → MELCEFAFNMKKDEVCVNPYHYQRVETPVLPPVLVPRHTEIPAEFPPLDDYSHSIPENTNFPAGIEPQSNIPETPPPGYLSEDGETSDHQMNHSMDAGSPNLSPNPMSPAHNNLDLQPVTYCEPAFWCSISYYELNQRVGETFHASQPSMTVDGFTDPSNSERFCLGLLSNVNRNAAVELTRRHIGRGVRLYYIGGEVFAECLSDSAIFVQSPNCNQRYGWHPATVCKIPPGCNLKIFNNQEFAALLAQSVNQGFEAVYQLTRMCTIRMSFVKGWGAEYRRQTVTSTPCWIELHLNGPLQWLDKVLTQMGSPSIRCSSVS